Within Oreochromis aureus strain Israel breed Guangdong linkage group 19, ZZ_aureus, whole genome shotgun sequence, the genomic segment CAACTTCTCTGGCGGAGAGCCCTTCCTGCATGGTAAGGGAGAGTTTGTGGGGAAATTGGTCCAGTACTGCAAACAGGACCTCCAGCTCCCAAGTGTCAGCATTGTCAGCAATGGAAGCATGATCAAAGAAGAATGGTTCCAGAAATATGGTAAGATAGCTAAGTTAttaacagcttcttcttctttttttatggaTACATTACAGCTGTGCCAtataccataaaataatttacatttatgatctctttcatttttatttcctcttcTAGGTGTCTATCTGGACATTCTAGCTATCTCCTGTGACAGCTTTGATGAAGCAACCAATCAGCTGATTGGCAGAACTCAAGGCAGGAAGAGCCACCTTGACAACCTCTTCAAGATCTGCAGCTGGTGCAAGGAGTATAAAGTGGCATTGAAAATCAACTCCGTCATCAACATCTTCAACTATGACGAAGACATGACACAGCAAATCAATTGGATTAATCCTGTCCGCTGGAAGGTAAAATcgaaaaaataagtaaataaatatgtttgtaCGGTGTAATCATGGATGTACTGAACCTCTCGTTCTTGTTTTCAGGTCTTTCAGTGCCTGCTGATTGACGGGGAAAACGCAGGCGAGACAGCCctgagagaggcagagaggttTGTCATCAGTGATCAGCAGTTTCAGGAGTTTCTGGACAGACACAGCAGCGTCTCCTGCCTTGTTCCTGAGTCTAATGAGAAGGTATAATTCTCAGACATGTGCAGCAAGTATGGCAAATATGTTTAAATGCAATAACCTTAATGTATTCTGTGGGAAACAtgtttttcatcctttttttaattttttgatttAAGTAAGGGTGTAGAATTAGAGCTTGGTCTGCCTAGAGTgaataaaatgtgaatattattatagtaaacacacacagtgcacagttaaacaaacaaactatgCAAAAGTTGACTTTTGAACACCACTGtcagttttgattttgttttctccTTGTTGCTGTATAGATGGCCACCAAATATAAGGGAATATTTTGGTATAGACTTTTGGTATAGTTTATAATGCTATGATAACTTCTAGAATATCCATATTTCATATCTGTGGTGTGCTCATTCTGCATTCTGCATTGCTCCTCAATTTTGCAGCACTATGGCATGAAAAGTAGGAACTAAACATATATATTCAGTTGAAACGTGAGATCAGTTAATCCTGCCTAAAATAATTCTTTGTTGTGCTGTAATTAATGGTTGAAAATCCAAAGTTAGGATgcacaaaaattaaaatttgtggtcttttttgttttaatagatGAGGAACTCCTATCTGATCCTGGATGAATATGTAAGTACTTTAGATTATTACTAACTGGTAGTGCGGCTGAGCCATTTTATCAAATGTTTAAGTAAAAAAAGATGAACTGCATGTTTGAGTTATGTGAATGTGGATTGCTCAAATTAAGTAAAAAGGCTTGAATTTGGTATAAttgtttaaattagtaacttgcTAGGCATTTTAGCTGAAGGAACTTACTTCAtatgttgatttttttcctttttttttcattacagaTGCGTTTCCTGGACTGTCGAGAGGGACGGAAGGATCCTTCCAAATCCATCCTTGATGTTGGAGTCAAGGAGGCGATTTGCTTCAGCGGCTTCGATGAAAAAATGTTTCTAAAGAGAGGGGGAAAATATGTGTGGAGCAAAGCTGATATGAAGCTAGAGTGGTAAAACGCTGAGCCCGTGACCTTCTTCAGCTTGTGTTTAATGCTCCTTTGCTAAGTGTTTGCATTGATATGCTCTACAGTATGCACATTTTGCACTAGGAATGTAAATATTCAGATATATctaagtgtgtgtatgttctgGGGGGGTTATTTGAAGGTTACAGTCACCAAATAGAAGGTGATCCAGAAGTAttgttcttctttgttttttattaaatatctaaatatctgTCTTttatgttaagcactttggtataccgctggtttttaaatgtgctctataaataaagatgtatTGTATTGTAAATATATTGTACTGTTTATAATTGTTGAACAAAGTAACATTGAGTGTTATATTCAAATTATAATTTTACACAACAAATTTAGATTGAAGGACAACTTGTCAGTGATTTtgtgataatttattttttatgtggtTAAGTAACAAGGCAAAATAAAGTCATTTTTTCCACAATACAGTGGCTTGAAAAAGTATTCGAAAGtattgaactttcccacattttatcacattacagccacaaacatgaatccattttattggaattccacgtgaaagaccaatacaaagtggtgtacacgtgactACACTGTAACTATTTGTCGCTgtacattttaaactttttttgatA encodes:
- the rsad2 gene encoding radical S-adenosyl methionine domain-containing protein 2 codes for the protein MDFSPAVSSPRLLLRRFISTIYCIFESAFSKLTYWTTGACKGTNSFVSSAGDKLDQNKNQNPTIPTSVNYHFTRKCNYKCGFCFHTAKTSFVLPLEEAKRGLKLLKESGMEKINFSGGEPFLHGKGEFVGKLVQYCKQDLQLPSVSIVSNGSMIKEEWFQKYGVYLDILAISCDSFDEATNQLIGRTQGRKSHLDNLFKICSWCKEYKVALKINSVINIFNYDEDMTQQINWINPVRWKVFQCLLIDGENAGETALREAERFVISDQQFQEFLDRHSSVSCLVPESNEKMRNSYLILDEYMRFLDCREGRKDPSKSILDVGVKEAICFSGFDEKMFLKRGGKYVWSKADMKLEW